Genomic segment of Hydractinia symbiolongicarpus strain clone_291-10 chromosome 5, HSymV2.1, whole genome shotgun sequence:
AAATTCGTCGCCAAATGATGTGACCAGTGCTTGGAAGTCAGGAGACAGCGAATCAGACAAAGACTACGCGTTGTAGTTAAACACAAGAGCTTATATTTACGTAAGTATCAGAGCTCGACCATCCACCTCGGTAGTCCGTCTCCAAGTGTCTCTGGGTCTCGCCCACCTATGTACATATATCATAACAACTATGAAGCTATCCTCAATCCTAACAACGCTTAGCTAGCCTCCTATAAATAATAAAAGACCATCATTTAATaataatatagctagctatgtgtATATGTTCATGTTTTCCTGATCAACCCATATAAAACTAGAAAGTATCATCAGGACCACAAAATAGTTAGGCTAGTTTCACTTTCACGTCTCCTCACTTCTCTCACTACCATTTTAGATGTAGCAATTGGGTAAAACTTTATGGAGTTTGCATATGATGCGTGAATAAAGCAATCTTTTCTCTTTCTGGCCGCGCAAGGTCTTGACCCAAGTCTCAGGCAACAGGCGCCGTCCTGGAGGCACAAGAGAACGATTTAAATAGAAAACATGTTGAATTATTCTTTTACGAAATTCAATTTATGCGAGAATATCATCCAGGCATTAACAACAATGAATTCAAGAACAACTCCTAAGAAATTTTAGTaagttaaatttgaaaaataagtgccAGCTAAATAGAAACAATATTTCTGTTATAACAATGTTTAATAATGTTCTTTTTGGTCCAGTGATCTAGATCATCACCGGAGTAAACCCATGACTTATACCTAATTGCCGTGGAATGATTTTTATcgttgttttgctttttgtgCTAATACAACCTAAAAGTGAGCTTTATTTACGAcatttttgatgtaaaaaaagtgtataaagtGTATGTGTGACACACAGTTTAAGTCAGCAAGAAATACGATTTTGGCGGCGACGGCGGACAAAATGGTGATTAGTTGACGATACAGAACTGTCGGTCAACAGTTCTGAACGCACAGTTCTAAAAAGCTGAACggcattaaaaaaacaaaaatactaaaTGCAAATGTATTTCAGGGTTTTTGTAACGATGGTTGACCATGGAGGTAGGAGGTAGAATTTCCACCATCAGAGTTGACAAATTGCAAACTTTCGAAATAACAAATTTGAAGAGACGTAAAAAGTATGTTATcagaaactttttattttcttactttattccgaaaaaaaaaattagtgacGAAAGCCGGACCACTTCTCTTCGTatttcttaaagtttttaatacgATAAAGTGGGTGGTGCGTGTCAAAAAGTTCTGCTCTATGTTTGTTTATGCTGGAGATAAAACAGGAAGATGTCAAGCTACAATCTTGGACAAAGATATTACACAAAGATAGTTTTTTCCTCATTTTTTAAGTATGTGCAAACGTGGGATTCAGTCAATGCGCTACTTCCACACACACGCAGGCAGACAGCGTTGAAAAGTTTCTAGTCACATTTTCTAGCACGCCTGCACACCGAAATAATCCacgaaaattgtgaaaaatcgcaatgctgacgtcagcaacgatTTGGACTTTCGAATGTCCAAGTCCACTccgaacattgacaagttcaagaggtgtgaatctaatatagaaatagcttgcgcaattacttgtggtgacgaaccaacctcgatcccagggcctgtagcgttttttaatatgaggatgaaacgcgtaccTGGTGACGAACTTCGAAATTCGCTGTCTTGTCTcaacatattttgactaagattgcagcgttttaaaaaaatgtttctggCTAAAAAAATTAGATGATGCATTAGTTTGAAGCAAATTTATtcggaaaaataattttaaataaataaacatcttaaaaaatcgttgtcaTACAGTTCTTCCAACACGCGACAACAAGATTGGAACTTTGACaataaattataatatattACTTCATGTGAGGTAACTTAAAAGTCACTTTGAGCCTCCATAAACACGCACCTGACAGAATTCTTCAAGAAAATAAGTGTCCCACTAAGAAAGCTGTCAATCTTtgatgattgaataaataatcccGGTAACAGTGTGTATACGTCTCGTCTCTATATAGCTACTTCAGGTCTGCAATTTACAATTACGCGGAATCATAAAACCTATTCCGTTATTTACATTAGCGATTGGAAAACGAGGACTTTTATGAAAGAAATCTTTTCTTCTCCTTGCTATTTTCATACACGTAACCCTCTGCGTTATCAAGTGGTAAGCAAAGAAACACTCCACCTTGTAAACTGTACGAGCATCTACAAATTTTCTTGATATTTAATATCAGGGCTTCCTTTCGAAACAACGCAATCTTTTGTACACCATTTTGGAGAGACTTTATCGTAATATTTACGACCTGTCACCGATACCAATTTGTAGTAAGTTTTGGCGTAAGCTTTGCAATTTGCCCTCGTGGTTTTTTCGTACCATTTTCTGTACGTTGTTCTGCATATACGGTGCATATCATGGAGAAATCTTTTATCGCATTCCTCACGTAGCCATTTTTTAGTGTTTCCCTAAAAGAATTAtggtttaataaaaacatttggaaTATAGCAGACATAAGtacatgttgttgtttttataagaaacctaaaCATGTGTTTCAGCCTGgggtttcttaaaattttgataatttgaCCTTCAAATGTttcttagttgttttttttgaccctaaaatgtgttttaaaaaatcttttatttacaaCGCTTTTTGAGGTATCGACTTATGTTTGGTTTGCTTTTGACGTGATTCCAGTTTTTTCTTGCTTTATCTAACATGGTATAAGTAGAAGCATGCTAAATCATCTATCTCATGGGgcaacattttttattctgtGTCCTTCCTGCCTTCTTTGTGTAAGTTTCTTAATGTTCTTTATCAAACTGCTCAAGTTGCCTAAatgttttctaaaatttttactttctaaACCTAAGGTTTCTTAGGGACGAAGTTGGTATATCACGAATGGTTTTAGGCCGCTGTTTATATTTCTAAAGATAGATCTACATGGAATTAAATTTGTCGCTTGTGTTTTATCGACTCAAAACAAAGGATGAAAACAGTTAACGTTCGAAACCGCAGTAAGGATGTTTATTTACTTCAACTTAATAAACCGCTGAATGAGAAACGTTTAGAACACCCGCGAACAATAACTTTAGCTGTCTTAAACTCTCATTTTCACAGGCTATGTTTGTTTGATTTAACAACAAATAGGAAGTATCGAACGCAATGTATTTGATCGTAAAGACAAGAAAGGGGAGAATGTTATTTACTTACGCATGAATAGCATATATCAAGTTTACTGCAAGCTGGAAGAAAATTTGTTGTAAATGCTGACGGTAACGTATCCATGGATGTACCAGCACATCCTTTATACTGCACGGTGCATGACGACACTAAATACAAAAAAGGATATTTTTTCATTGAAAATGTCCTAAGAAAAGACACTCAAAGAAAACATAATAATACAAAGATAGCCTCATTGGCGAAAATATTTAAACCACGCTTTGTTTTCCGCTCTTTGCAATCTTGAAGCTAAGTGAAGAGCTGAGCTGGGCTAGTAGGTACTAGCAAAATTCGAAACGAAACTTAGATGTTAAATAGATTTTATTCGGCACAAGAGAACACAGAAATCTTAATTTATATCAGATACTTGgaacacttttttttaatttattgttatTTACCTATTTGCAACGGTTCCTCCTTCTATCCTTCATACCGTTCCGAAAAAAAGTAACGTTCAAAAAAGGGCCAAAAATCGCGTTTTAAAagactaaaaattattttgacaaaataGAATAAATACCTTACCGTATTGCGTGCCTATTTTCAGAACTATTAGTAGTTTCAATACCAGGGCAACCATAGGTGTTCTGAACAACATTATCGATATGTGTGTGCTTGTTCTTTACCTAAAGAATAACCAAACTTCTACAATCAGTGATCGCACTTAAACATGAATGCtgttaaaaaataatgcatTGACATTTATAAGAGAGCTATACTCGA
This window contains:
- the LOC130646268 gene encoding conodipine-P3-like, with amino-acid sequence MLFRTPMVALVLKLLIVLKIGTQYVSSCTVQYKGCAGTSMDTLPSAFTTNFLPACSKLDICYSCGNTKKWLREECDKRFLHDMHRICRTTYRKWYEKTTRANCKAYAKTYYKLVSVTGRKYYDKVSPKWCTKDCVVSKGSPDIKYQENL